In Thermococcus zilligii AN1, a genomic segment contains:
- the pcp gene encoding pyroglutamyl-peptidase I produces the protein MKVLVTGFEPFGGESINPSWEAVKALPDEIKGAEIVKHLLPVTFRGVREVLPRLIVKERPDVVILTGQAGGRPNITVERVAINVMDSKMPDNEGFAPEDEPVFEGAPTAYFATIPIKAIVKALREEKIPAEVSNTAGTYVCNTAMFTALHTVAVAGMETRAGFIHVPFSHEQALDKPRPSMAQETINRAIRRAVEVSIEWKG, from the coding sequence ATGAAGGTTCTCGTGACAGGCTTCGAGCCCTTCGGCGGTGAAAGCATAAACCCCTCCTGGGAGGCAGTCAAAGCCCTTCCCGATGAGATAAAGGGGGCAGAGATAGTAAAGCATCTCCTGCCCGTGACTTTTAGGGGCGTCAGGGAGGTTCTCCCGAGGCTCATAGTGAAGGAGAGGCCGGACGTTGTGATCCTGACTGGCCAGGCCGGCGGCAGGCCGAACATCACCGTCGAGCGCGTCGCGATAAACGTCATGGACAGCAAGATGCCGGACAACGAGGGCTTTGCCCCCGAGGACGAGCCCGTCTTTGAAGGGGCACCCACGGCTTACTTCGCCACGATCCCGATAAAGGCTATCGTGAAGGCTTTGAGGGAGGAAAAAATACCAGCTGAGGTCTCCAACACCGCGGGAACCTACGTGTGCAACACCGCCATGTTCACCGCCCTACACACGGTAGCGGTAGCGGGGATGGAAACGAGGGCGGGCTTCATACACGTGCCCTTCAGCCACGAGCAGGCCCTCGACAAACCGAGGCCGTCTATGGCGCAGGAGACGATAAACAGGGCGATTAGAAGGGCCGTGGAGGTCTCGATTGAATGGAAGGGATGA
- a CDS encoding geranylgeranyl reductase family protein: protein MKYDVLIIGGGPVGNYLATLLAGKLDVAVVEKKPSFGGKACTGIIGAESFEELGFPEEAVINELRGAVFYSKIQSFEIERKTPQAYVVDRKTLERELAKEAIKRGADYFMGTTFTGFRDGKARLQHLNEAFEIEAEFYVGADGVASTVAKEIGAKSEAEFLKGYEAEVVGNFRRDFTEVWVNRELNPEFFFWVAPVSDDTARVGTFGELEVFRRFLAGRGLKPTSIVEFKAGSVGLGWRKPWVSGNVALVGDAALQIKPTTAGGIVFGAICAHHLARAIIEGDLGSYERSCSAIRDQISFGLRVRKVFKGLSQEGIEEIFKVLGSEDAVETIEEYADFDDHLRTFRALAKKPRLLAALLKISPSIIRALL from the coding sequence ATGAAGTACGACGTTCTGATCATCGGCGGGGGGCCGGTTGGCAACTACCTGGCCACTCTTTTAGCTGGCAAACTGGACGTGGCCGTTGTGGAAAAAAAGCCCTCCTTCGGTGGAAAGGCCTGCACGGGGATAATCGGGGCGGAGAGCTTTGAGGAGCTTGGCTTTCCGGAGGAGGCGGTGATAAACGAGCTCAGGGGGGCGGTCTTTTACTCTAAGATCCAGAGCTTTGAAATCGAGAGAAAGACCCCCCAGGCCTACGTTGTGGATAGAAAGACCCTCGAAAGGGAGCTGGCGAAGGAGGCCATAAAGCGGGGTGCGGACTACTTCATGGGGACCACTTTTACCGGCTTCAGGGACGGAAAGGCGAGGCTTCAACACCTGAATGAGGCCTTTGAAATCGAGGCAGAGTTTTACGTGGGGGCGGACGGTGTCGCCAGCACCGTTGCTAAGGAAATCGGGGCAAAGAGCGAGGCTGAGTTCCTCAAGGGATACGAAGCCGAGGTCGTTGGAAACTTCAGGAGGGACTTCACCGAGGTATGGGTCAACAGGGAGCTCAACCCAGAATTCTTCTTCTGGGTGGCTCCTGTGAGTGATGACACCGCCCGGGTCGGGACTTTTGGGGAGCTGGAGGTCTTCAGGCGGTTTCTTGCCGGGAGGGGGCTAAAACCTACCTCTATAGTTGAGTTCAAAGCCGGCTCGGTCGGCCTCGGCTGGAGGAAGCCGTGGGTGTCTGGCAACGTTGCCCTCGTTGGAGACGCCGCCCTCCAGATAAAGCCAACCACGGCCGGAGGGATAGTCTTCGGGGCGATATGCGCCCACCACTTAGCGCGGGCCATAATCGAAGGCGACCTCGGAAGTTACGAGCGCTCGTGCTCCGCCATCAGGGACCAGATATCCTTCGGGCTGAGGGTGAGGAAGGTCTTCAAGGGGCTCAGCCAGGAGGGTATAGAGGAGATCTTCAAGGTGCTTGGAAGTGAGGACGCCGTTGAGACGATAGAGGAATACGCTGACTTCGATGACCATCTGAGGACTTTTAGGGCCCTCGCAAAGAAGCCGCGCCTTCTGGCGGCCCTCCTGAAGATAAGCCCGTCCATCATCAGGGCCCTGCTGTGA
- a CDS encoding ASCH domain-containing protein yields the protein MATWRMGLQEEYLRAIAEGRKKIEGRLYDEKRQGIKPGDTIIFEDRLMCVVKDVRVYSSFREMLESEGIENVLPGVGDIEEGVKVYRKFYSEEKERKYGVVAIEVEPVGWTGGMLGD from the coding sequence ATGGCAACGTGGAGGATGGGTCTGCAGGAGGAGTATTTAAGGGCGATAGCTGAAGGCAGGAAGAAAATCGAGGGTCGCCTGTATGACGAGAAGAGACAGGGGATAAAGCCGGGGGACACGATAATCTTTGAGGACAGGCTGATGTGCGTTGTGAAGGACGTCAGGGTTTACTCCTCCTTCAGGGAGATGCTGGAGAGCGAGGGGATCGAGAACGTCCTCCCGGGGGTTGGGGACATAGAGGAGGGGGTGAAGGTTTACCGGAAGTTTTATTCGGAGGAGAAGGAGAGGAAATACGGTGTGGTGGCCATAGAGGTGGAGCCGGTTGGCTGGACCGGGGGGATGCTGGGTGATTGA
- a CDS encoding ferritin-like domain-containing protein: MIDVEEIIERLSRLSYGEALAYWIKNEMEEAEFYRQLAERAKDLGLPGSLVETFKKLSKDSEKHAKELTRLFRETYSREPGGDIPPIEVLPLLNEFERADRLEEVITAAMESELIAVNAYRTLAEKVDDPRLRELYLRLSEVERTHYEALKREYEKLGG, translated from the coding sequence GTGATTGACGTGGAGGAAATCATCGAGCGGCTCTCAAGGCTCTCTTACGGGGAGGCGTTAGCTTACTGGATAAAGAACGAAATGGAGGAGGCGGAGTTCTATCGCCAGCTCGCTGAACGCGCCAAAGACCTCGGCCTTCCCGGGAGCCTTGTTGAGACCTTTAAAAAGCTCTCGAAGGACTCTGAAAAGCACGCAAAGGAGCTAACGAGGCTTTTCCGTGAAACCTACTCGCGGGAGCCCGGGGGAGACATACCGCCGATAGAGGTTCTCCCCCTGCTCAACGAGTTCGAGAGGGCTGACCGGCTGGAGGAGGTCATTACAGCCGCCATGGAGAGCGAGCTCATAGCGGTGAACGCCTACAGAACACTCGCCGAAAAGGTGGATGACCCAAGGCTTAGGGAGCTCTACCTCAGGCTTTCCGAGGTGGAGAGAACGCACTATGAAGCCCTGAAGAGGGAGTACGAAAAGCTGGGTGGTTGA
- a CDS encoding ferritin-like domain-containing protein, whose amino-acid sequence MAVEILKEIRKLNERELLSYWIKGEYEEAEMYWKLAERSKELGLPENVVETFRRLGDESRGHGDGLLRIYRDEYGEELLEVRVPNVEALDVLGKFWKVKDLEDVLEIAMESEKLAETIYRKLAGETENPKLREAYLLLAETEKGHYEALASLRKSLSLGD is encoded by the coding sequence ATGGCCGTGGAGATTTTAAAAGAGATAAGGAAGCTGAACGAGCGCGAACTCCTCAGCTACTGGATTAAGGGCGAATACGAGGAGGCAGAGATGTACTGGAAGCTTGCCGAGAGGTCGAAAGAACTCGGCCTCCCCGAGAACGTCGTGGAGACCTTCAGGAGGCTCGGCGACGAGTCCAGAGGGCACGGCGATGGTCTTCTCAGGATATACCGCGATGAATATGGAGAGGAGCTCCTTGAGGTCAGGGTTCCAAACGTTGAAGCCCTCGACGTCCTCGGCAAGTTCTGGAAGGTGAAGGATCTTGAAGACGTCCTCGAAATAGCCATGGAGAGCGAGAAGCTCGCGGAAACGATATACAGGAAGCTCGCCGGGGAAACGGAGAACCCCAAGCTCAGGGAAGCATACCTCCTGTTGGCGGAGACGGAAAAGGGCCACTACGAGGCCCTGGCTTCCCTCCGGAAGTCCCTCTCGCTTGGTGATTGA
- a CDS encoding ferritin family protein, whose translation MKTYGEEPRKVVDLPFIEALSLARALEDPSNVEFVFRVAMETELVAKKLYEHLAEAKGLYEFLADFEWVHYQRLRGEAGLMGIDVGKIEEEIRKKGFL comes from the coding sequence GTGAAGACCTATGGAGAGGAGCCGAGAAAAGTTGTTGACCTTCCCTTCATAGAGGCCCTCAGCTTGGCCAGGGCACTCGAGGATCCGTCAAACGTTGAGTTCGTCTTCAGGGTTGCGATGGAGACGGAGCTCGTCGCCAAAAAGCTCTATGAGCACCTCGCGGAGGCTAAAGGGCTCTACGAGTTTCTGGCAGACTTTGAGTGGGTTCATTACCAGAGGCTCCGCGGTGAGGCCGGGCTCATGGGCATAGACGTGGGAAAGATAGAGGAGGAGATAAGGAAAAAGGGCTTCCTCTGA
- a CDS encoding 4Fe-4S binding protein, with translation MRAPPLLPMVLRNLLRKPATNPFPKTEPVPIPEDFRGMIAYDVDKCVGCRMCVNVCPAGVFVYLPEIKKVALWTARCVYCGQCVDVCPTGALQMSRDFLVASYDNRADRFVPLKPEEVETLKRAGEEKKAEK, from the coding sequence GTGAGGGCACCGCCGCTCCTTCCGATGGTCCTCAGGAACCTCCTCAGGAAGCCAGCGACAAACCCGTTCCCGAAAACGGAGCCGGTTCCCATTCCCGAGGACTTCAGGGGGATGATTGCTTACGACGTCGACAAGTGCGTGGGCTGCAGGATGTGCGTCAACGTCTGCCCTGCCGGTGTCTTCGTCTATCTGCCTGAGATAAAGAAAGTGGCCCTCTGGACCGCCCGCTGCGTCTATTGCGGGCAATGCGTTGACGTCTGTCCGACAGGGGCGCTTCAGATGAGCAGGGACTTCCTCGTGGCGAGCTACGACAACAGGGCCGACCGTTTTGTACCCCTGAAGCCAGAAGAGGTAGAGACGCTGAAGAGGGCCGGAGAGGAGAAGAAGGCGGAGAAGTGA
- a CDS encoding respiratory chain complex I subunit 1 family protein, with protein sequence MDVVGELVYPLAGLLGLFAFVSLASLVWEGIDRKLVARMQRRIGPPVLQPVYDFLKLASKETLIPNTANFMFRAAPVLALATAIALLAYTPMGFAPVLASRGDVIVFIYLLTLIGFFKIIGAISSGNPYAKIGAAREAAIMVSREPAMMLAIFAIMWRLGKLGVLRPFSMEIFYTHNIWEIGTPMSFVGAVILLYVFFIWLASEIEVGPFNIPDAEEEIAEGLLVEYSGRYLALLKLTHSLKAFISASLVVAVFFPWGVSGYFNLTGLPAQIIDLLFHTLKVFAVLFVVQSVFRAVTGRLKVTHAVDFLWKNVFLASLIGSLLIAMEVIM encoded by the coding sequence ATGGACGTCGTTGGGGAGCTTGTCTACCCACTTGCCGGCCTCCTGGGCCTTTTTGCCTTCGTCTCACTCGCCTCTCTCGTCTGGGAAGGGATAGACAGGAAGTTGGTGGCGAGAATGCAGAGGCGCATCGGGCCGCCAGTCCTTCAGCCGGTCTACGACTTCCTCAAGCTGGCGAGCAAAGAGACACTAATCCCGAACACTGCCAACTTCATGTTCAGGGCCGCGCCGGTGCTGGCTTTAGCTACCGCCATAGCGCTTTTGGCTTACACCCCAATGGGCTTCGCGCCGGTGCTGGCCAGCAGGGGCGACGTGATAGTCTTCATCTACCTTTTAACCCTCATCGGCTTCTTCAAGATAATAGGCGCCATAAGCTCCGGCAACCCCTACGCCAAGATAGGCGCCGCGAGGGAAGCGGCCATAATGGTGTCCAGGGAGCCGGCCATGATGCTGGCGATTTTCGCCATAATGTGGCGCCTCGGAAAGCTCGGAGTTCTAAGGCCCTTCAGCATGGAAATCTTTTATACCCACAACATCTGGGAAATAGGGACGCCGATGAGCTTCGTTGGGGCAGTAATACTCCTCTACGTATTCTTCATCTGGCTGGCCAGCGAGATAGAGGTCGGACCCTTCAACATACCTGATGCAGAGGAGGAGATAGCCGAGGGACTCTTAGTCGAGTACAGCGGCAGGTACTTAGCCCTGCTCAAGCTCACCCACTCGCTTAAGGCATTCATCTCGGCCTCGCTCGTCGTGGCGGTATTCTTCCCGTGGGGGGTCTCAGGCTACTTCAACCTCACAGGACTCCCGGCTCAGATCATCGACCTGCTCTTCCACACGCTGAAGGTCTTCGCCGTTCTTTTCGTCGTCCAGAGCGTCTTCAGGGCGGTGACGGGGAGGCTGAAGGTAACCCATGCCGTTGACTTCCTCTGGAAGAACGTCTTCCTGGCTTCCCTCATAGGCTCGCTCCTAATAGCCATGGAGGTGATAATGTGA
- a CDS encoding hydrogenase large subunit, with the protein MTEKAEYWVKIPFGPIHPGLEEPEKFILTLDGERIVDVDVKLGYNLRGIQWIGLRRNYIQIMYLAERMCGICSFSHNHTYTRAVEEAGGIEVPERAEYIRVIIGELERIHSHLLNLGVLAHDIGYDTLLHLTWLAREKVMDVLEAVSGNRVNYSMVTIGGVRRDIDEKKREVILDMIKYYREVFPQIEEAFLHDPTIEARFRDTAVISRRVALEQGAVGPTGRGSGIRDDARWSEKLGVYPDLGIKPVMPQDVTGESPRGDVFDRMAVRIGELYQSLELIEHALDQMPGGSIKAFPKDNVLYAKLKLLVDGEGIGRYEAPRGELVHYVRGKKGSDRPLRWKPREPTFPNLFAVAKGVVGDQVADFVVAVASIDPCLSCTDRVAVIRDGKKVILTEKDLLRESIRKTREINPDIRGDPTPVGSSCSR; encoded by the coding sequence ATGACTGAAAAGGCAGAGTACTGGGTGAAGATACCCTTCGGGCCGATTCACCCCGGCCTGGAGGAGCCTGAGAAGTTCATACTCACCCTGGACGGCGAGAGGATAGTTGACGTCGACGTCAAGTTAGGCTACAACCTCCGCGGAATCCAGTGGATAGGCCTGAGGAGGAACTACATCCAGATAATGTACCTCGCCGAGAGAATGTGCGGGATATGCAGTTTCTCCCACAACCACACCTACACGAGGGCCGTTGAAGAGGCCGGAGGAATAGAGGTTCCCGAGAGGGCCGAATACATACGCGTCATCATCGGCGAGCTTGAGAGGATACACTCCCACCTGCTCAACCTCGGCGTTTTGGCCCACGACATCGGCTACGACACCCTGCTCCACCTCACCTGGCTTGCAAGGGAGAAGGTCATGGACGTGCTCGAAGCCGTCAGCGGGAACCGCGTGAACTACTCGATGGTAACCATCGGCGGCGTCAGGAGGGACATAGACGAGAAGAAGAGGGAGGTAATCCTCGACATGATCAAGTACTACCGCGAGGTCTTTCCGCAGATAGAGGAGGCCTTCCTGCACGACCCGACGATAGAGGCCCGTTTCAGGGATACTGCGGTGATAAGCAGGCGCGTTGCGCTGGAGCAGGGGGCCGTCGGGCCAACGGGAAGGGGAAGCGGAATAAGGGACGACGCGCGCTGGAGCGAAAAGCTGGGCGTTTACCCCGACCTCGGGATAAAGCCCGTAATGCCCCAGGACGTGACCGGCGAGAGCCCGAGAGGAGATGTTTTCGACAGGATGGCCGTCAGGATAGGGGAGCTCTACCAGAGCCTTGAGCTCATAGAGCACGCCCTCGATCAGATGCCCGGTGGAAGTATAAAGGCATTCCCGAAGGACAACGTCCTCTACGCCAAGCTGAAGCTCCTCGTTGACGGCGAGGGAATAGGAAGGTACGAGGCACCGAGGGGAGAGCTGGTCCACTACGTCCGCGGGAAGAAGGGAAGCGACAGGCCACTCCGCTGGAAGCCGAGGGAGCCAACGTTCCCGAACCTCTTCGCGGTGGCAAAGGGAGTCGTAGGCGACCAGGTCGCTGACTTCGTCGTTGCCGTTGCCTCCATAGACCCGTGCCTGAGCTGCACCGACAGGGTAGCCGTGATAAGGGACGGGAAGAAGGTGATCCTGACCGAGAAAGACCTCCTCAGGGAGTCAATAAGGAAGACGCGCGAGATAAACCCAGACATCAGGGGAGACCCGACACCGGTTGGGTCGAGCTGTTCGAGGTGA
- a CDS encoding NADH-quinone oxidoreductase subunit C has translation MSEAHANGVKEPTKAEKVAKAIAERFPGAEIQVKTNKWGRQRVWVRIPREKYRELMEFVKKLDGEAHYSIGIEQDWGNELGFLSHLLIHYDDAPAVSLIVDVHAPKDDPVVPDISDIFPIALQFEREGMEMVGLDFEGAPDRRRLFLPDDFPEGIYPLRMDDKGIPEEMVHNAGHPYYLKGGAKE, from the coding sequence ATGAGTGAAGCTCACGCTAACGGGGTTAAAGAGCCAACCAAGGCCGAGAAGGTGGCAAAAGCAATCGCAGAGCGCTTCCCCGGGGCGGAAATTCAGGTGAAGACAAACAAGTGGGGAAGGCAGAGGGTCTGGGTGCGGATCCCGAGGGAGAAGTACAGGGAGCTGATGGAGTTCGTAAAAAAGCTCGACGGCGAGGCGCATTACTCGATAGGCATCGAGCAGGACTGGGGGAACGAACTGGGCTTCCTCAGCCATCTCCTGATTCACTACGACGACGCTCCGGCGGTTTCGCTGATAGTTGACGTCCACGCGCCGAAGGACGACCCGGTGGTTCCGGACATAAGCGACATCTTTCCGATAGCGCTCCAGTTCGAGAGGGAAGGCATGGAGATGGTCGGGCTGGACTTTGAGGGGGCACCTGACAGGAGGAGGCTCTTCCTGCCGGACGACTTCCCGGAGGGGATTTATCCACTCCGCATGGACGACAAAGGAATCCCGGAGGAGATGGTGCACAACGCTGGCCATCCATACTATCTGAAGGGAGGTGCAAAGGAATGA
- a CDS encoding NADH-quinone oxidoreductase subunit B family protein, whose protein sequence is MSITVPANSSNSSERERLEKRIAQLCRFLGRSPWVFHINSGSCNGCDIEIIAALTPRYDAERFGVKLVGSPRHADILLVTGPVSNQSLERVKLVYEQTPEPKMVIAVGACPSGGSVFYESPFTNAPLDRVIPVDVYVPGCPPRPEAILQGVVLALEKLVEKLKGGSEK, encoded by the coding sequence ATGTCCATAACCGTCCCCGCCAACAGTTCAAACTCATCAGAGCGCGAGAGGCTTGAGAAGAGGATAGCTCAGCTCTGCAGGTTTTTGGGGAGATCCCCCTGGGTCTTCCACATCAACAGCGGCTCCTGCAACGGTTGCGACATAGAGATAATAGCGGCCCTGACTCCACGCTACGACGCCGAGCGCTTCGGTGTAAAGCTCGTCGGCAGCCCGAGGCACGCGGACATACTCCTGGTTACGGGTCCAGTGTCCAACCAGAGCCTCGAGAGGGTCAAACTGGTTTACGAGCAGACCCCCGAGCCCAAGATGGTGATAGCGGTCGGGGCATGCCCCAGCGGCGGAAGCGTCTTCTACGAGAGCCCCTTCACCAACGCGCCCCTCGACAGGGTCATCCCAGTTGACGTTTACGTCCCGGGCTGTCCTCCCAGGCCTGAAGCCATACTCCAGGGGGTCGTTCTGGCCCTCGAGAAGCTTGTCGAGAAGTTGAAGGGGGGTTCTGAAAAATGA